From Stenotrophomonas sp. SAU14A_NAIMI4_8:
GAGTGAAGACCTGCACGGGCTCAGGCCTGCCGGTGCTGTGGTTGCCACAGCGCTTCGCCGTGGCCATCGGCGCGGGCCAGTACCCGTGCCAGCACGAACAGCAGGTCCGACAGGCGGTTGAGGTAGTGCAGGGCTTCGCCGCGCACGGCCTGCGCCCGGGCCAGACTGACCGTTTCGCGCTCGGCGCGGCGCACGATGGTGCGGGCCAGGTGGCAGCGCGCCGCCGCCTCGCCGCCCGCGGGCAGGATGAATTCCTTCAGCATGGGCAGGCCGGCGTTGTAATGGTCCAGCTGCTGTTCCAGCGCGGAAACGTCGGCGGCATGGATGGCTGCATGGCCAGGCACGCACAGCTCGGCGCCCAGATCGAACAGCTGGTGCTGCAGATGCACCACCAGCGCACGCACGTCGTCGGGCAGTGGCACGGCCAGCAGCAGCCCCAGGGCGGCATTGGCTTCGTCCACGGTGCCATAGGCGGCGACCCGCAGATCGTCCTTGGCCACCCGGCTGCCGTCGCCCAGCCCGGTGCTGCCGTCGTCGCCGGTGCGGGTGTAGATGCGCGAAAGCCGATGACCCATGCCGGTGCTCAGTGGTGGATGTCGCGGCGGGCCTGGTGCAGCTTCAGCATCTGCTCCGCGGCCAATTGCAGCGCGGCAGCCAGGGCCACGTAGATGGCGGTGGTGCGCAGGTACGGCCCGAACCACTGGGCGTAGTTCTGTGCCCAGCCGGCCAGGGTCGGTTCGGCCACGTTGCGGCTGGTCCAGTAGAACCCGCCCTGGGCCAGCAGGTGGCACAGCGCCACCGAGACCACCAGCAGCGGCACGCCCTTGGCCAGTACCGACCAGTGTGCGCCGTGGTAGTTGTGGCCCAGCAGCAGGCCGCCGGCCCACAGCGAGAAATACGCCGGCAACAGCAGCCAATAGCCCGGCGACACGCAGTAGTGCTGCCAGAAGTCGAGCCCCGCGCTGCGGATCACGATCCAGTCCACCAGCACGGCGAACACCATCAGCAGCGGGAACGCCCAGCGGGTCCAGCGGGCCAGATAGAAGCCGCCGATGAAGAACACGGCCCACGAGGCATCGGGGATGGCCGCGAAGTGGTTCACCCGGGTCGCCGCCAGCAGCAGCACAAGCACGGACAGGACAAAGGCGCGATGGGCGGTGTCGGACATGGCGAAGACCCGTGGGGCGGATTCAGCTTCCATTCTAGCCCGCCGCGCGGCCCTGCGCAGGCGCGGCGTGTCGGGTCTGGACGGGGCGGCGAGCGCGTATCATGGGCCCATGAGTGAACGACATGACGTGCTGATCGTCGGTGGCGGTCTGGTCGGGGCCAGCCTGGCCATCGCCCTGGACCGGCTGGGCCGCAACGTAGCGCTGCTGGAAGCCAGCCCGGCCGGTGAACTGCCGGCGGTGTTCGACCAGCGCAATCTCAGTTTCGCCGCGGCCACCGTGAACGCACTGAACGCGTTGGGGGTGATGCAGAAGCTGGCGATGCCGCCGGGGCCGATCCGGCGCATCCACGTCAGCCGCGCCGGCGACTTTGGCCGCGTGCAGATGGATGCGGCCGATTACGACCGGCCGTGGTTCGGCCAGGTGGTGGTGGCCCGCGACTTCGGCCAGGCGCTGGAGGCGCGGCTGCAGGAACTGCCGCAGCTGCAGCGCTACCGCCCGATGCGTTTCATCGGCCTGGGTGCGGTGGTCGACGGTTACCGGCAGGTCCATGTGGCTGACGATGCGGGCGAGCGCGTGCTGCTGGCCCGGCTGGTGGTGGGGGCCGATGGCACCGCCAGTGGCGTGCGCGATGCGCTGGGCATTGCGGTGGACCGCCATGATTTCCAGCAGACCCTGTTCGTGGCCCGCGTGCGCAGCCAGCGCGCGCCCGATGGCAGCGCGTGGGAACGTTTCACCGATACCGGCCCGACGGCGCTGCTGCCGCGCGGCGACCGCCACTTCGGCTGCGTGCACGGGGTGGCCCGCGACCAGGCCGAGGCGGTGATGGCGCTGGACGATATGGCCTGGCTGCAACGCCTGCAGCACACGCTGGGCTGGCGCGCCGGGCGCCTGCTGGAATCGGGCCCGCGCAGCGCCTACCCGCTGGTGCAGGTACTGGCGCGCGCGCTGGTGGGCGAACGCGCGGTGCTGCTGGGCAACGCCGCGCAGACCATCCACCCGTTGGGTGCGCAGGGCTTCAACCTGGGCCTGCGCGACGCGCTCACCCTGGCGGAGCTGCTGGAAGCGGCCGATGAAGATGCGGGCAGTGACGCGCTGCTGCGGGCCTATGTGGCTCGGCGCGCGGACGACCGGCAGCAGACGGTGGCGTTTTCCGGTGGCCTGGCGCGGCTGACCAGCAATCCGGCACCGCTGCTGCGCCCGCTGCGCAGCCTGGGCCTGGTGGCGGCACAACGCGCCTCGGTGCAGTCGATGCTGGTAGGCGGTGCCATGGGCTTCCGGGGTGACGTACCGCGCCTGTGCCGTGGGGAGGCTGCATGAGCCGACGCATGCGACTGGATGTAGCCGTGGTGGGCGGCGGCGTTGTCGGCGCCGCGTGTGCACTGGCGCTGGCCGATGCCGGACTGTCGGTCGCCCTGGTCGAAGGCCGTGAGCCGCCGGCCTGGCAGGCCGCGCAACCGGATCTGCGGGTGTTCGCCTTCGCCGCCGACAACGTGCAGCTGCTGCAGCGCCTCGGCGTCTGGCCGGCCATTGCACAGGCGCGTGCCTGGCCCTACCGGCGCATGCAGGTGTGGGATGCGGCCGGCGGCGATGACCTGCTGTTCGACGCAGACCGCTTCGGTCGGCGCGAGCTGGGGTTCATTGTCGAGAACGCGTTGCTGCAGGATCGCCTGTGGGCGGCATTGCCGGCGGCGGGCGTGCAGCTGCATTGCCCGGCGCGGGTCGAAGCGCTGGAACAGGACGACGAAGGCGTACGCCTGCGGCTGGATGATGGGCGTCGGGTGGATGCCGCGCTGGCCGTGGCTGCCGATGGTGCCGATTCCACCCTGCGCCGCTTGGCCGGGATCGAGGTGGAATCGCACGATTATCACCAGCGCGGGGTGGTGGCTTACGTGGACAGCGCGCTGCCCAACCGGGCCACGGCCTGGCAGCGTTTCCTGCCGACCGGTCCGCTGGCCCTGCTGCCGGTGGCCGAGCGCCGCAGTTCGATCGTGTGGACCCTGCCGGAAGACGAGGCGGCACGCGTGCTGGCGCTGGACGACGCCGCGTTCA
This genomic window contains:
- a CDS encoding UbiH/UbiF family hydroxylase, with the protein product MSRRMRLDVAVVGGGVVGAACALALADAGLSVALVEGREPPAWQAAQPDLRVFAFAADNVQLLQRLGVWPAIAQARAWPYRRMQVWDAAGGDDLLFDADRFGRRELGFIVENALLQDRLWAALPAAGVQLHCPARVEALEQDDEGVRLRLDDGRRVDAALAVAADGADSTLRRLAGIEVESHDYHQRGVVAYVDSALPNRATAWQRFLPTGPLALLPVAERRSSIVWTLPEDEAARVLALDDAAFNRELTRAFAGRLGELRLASARAAFPLRRQLARHYVSGRVLALGDAAHVVHPLAGQGVNLGLRDVAALQQWLAPSAERRGQPRLSPQRLQRWARERRSDNQIAAYSFDAINRLFSNDEMHLTLARGRALGCVGKWPPVVQAFWKRAAGV
- the ubiH gene encoding 2-octaprenyl-6-methoxyphenyl hydroxylase, translated to MSERHDVLIVGGGLVGASLAIALDRLGRNVALLEASPAGELPAVFDQRNLSFAAATVNALNALGVMQKLAMPPGPIRRIHVSRAGDFGRVQMDAADYDRPWFGQVVVARDFGQALEARLQELPQLQRYRPMRFIGLGAVVDGYRQVHVADDAGERVLLARLVVGADGTASGVRDALGIAVDRHDFQQTLFVARVRSQRAPDGSAWERFTDTGPTALLPRGDRHFGCVHGVARDQAEAVMALDDMAWLQRLQHTLGWRAGRLLESGPRSAYPLVQVLARALVGERAVLLGNAAQTIHPLGAQGFNLGLRDALTLAELLEAADEDAGSDALLRAYVARRADDRQQTVAFSGGLARLTSNPAPLLRPLRSLGLVAAQRASVQSMLVGGAMGFRGDVPRLCRGEAA
- a CDS encoding cob(I)yrinic acid a,c-diamide adenosyltransferase; its protein translation is MGHRLSRIYTRTGDDGSTGLGDGSRVAKDDLRVAAYGTVDEANAALGLLLAVPLPDDVRALVVHLQHQLFDLGAELCVPGHAAIHAADVSALEQQLDHYNAGLPMLKEFILPAGGEAAARCHLARTIVRRAERETVSLARAQAVRGEALHYLNRLSDLLFVLARVLARADGHGEALWQPQHRQA